A single window of Elusimicrobiaceae bacterium DNA harbors:
- a CDS encoding ABC transporter ATP-binding protein, giving the protein MECANGVKDNNCAVRLAGVTRTYDFGGSRIDALRGITADLPAGKFNVVIGASGSGKSTLLNLIGCIDTPTAGSIEVCGTDVTALSDDALAEFRARNIGYIFQNFNLIPVLSVYENVEYPLLLAKTAPDKVHERVMKTLETVGLTEFANHLPNEISGGQRQRTAIARALVKDPVLVLADEPTANLDHKTGTEIIQLMQHLQVCHKTTFVFSSHDRDLIANAEDIFMIMDGTIL; this is encoded by the coding sequence ATGGAATGCGCGAACGGGGTAAAAGACAATAATTGCGCGGTACGGCTTGCCGGAGTCACCAGGACATACGACTTCGGCGGTTCCCGCATTGACGCGCTGCGCGGCATAACGGCGGATCTGCCGGCCGGAAAATTCAACGTGGTGATCGGCGCGAGCGGAAGCGGCAAATCAACTCTTTTAAACCTTATCGGCTGCATTGACACGCCCACCGCCGGAAGCATCGAGGTATGCGGCACGGACGTGACAGCCCTGTCCGACGACGCGCTCGCCGAGTTCCGGGCCCGCAACATAGGCTACATTTTCCAGAACTTCAACCTGATACCGGTGCTGTCGGTCTACGAAAACGTGGAATATCCGCTGCTGCTGGCCAAAACCGCGCCGGACAAGGTGCATGAGCGCGTAATGAAAACGCTCGAAACAGTGGGACTGACGGAATTCGCGAACCACCTCCCCAATGAAATTTCCGGCGGCCAGCGGCAGCGCACCGCGATCGCGCGCGCGCTGGTCAAGGATCCTGTGCTCGTGCTGGCCGATGAACCAACCGCCAATCTCGACCACAAAACCGGCACCGAAATAATCCAGCTGATGCAGCATCTGCAGGTGTGCCATAAAACAACGTTCGTATTCTCTTCCCACGACCGGGATCTCATAGCCAACGCGGAGGATATTTTCATGATAATGGACGGCACGATCCTGTGA